Below is a window of Christensenella minuta DNA.
TTGAAAAATTTTCCGGAATGACGTCTTCCGCTTCTATCGCAATGTGATATTTATTTTCTAATTCCGCAATGAGCATGATGAGATCATATGACTCCAGCAAGCCGTCCTCAATATAATTTTCGCTGCCGCAAAAATTGCATTCAGGCCTCAACTCTTCTAAGATCATATAGATTTTTTTTTCCATATTTGCCTCCTGCTTAAAGCATCTCTTTTAATTTAACGCGGTCAATTTTGCCGCTTTGATTCAGCGGCATTGTTTCGATTGAGACTATGCGGTTGGGGAGCATGTATCGAGGAATAACTTGCTTCATATCTTTAATCAATTTCCTACTGTCAATCTGACCCGTCACAAAAAGTACAATTTGTTTCTCCTTATCGTCATAAAGGCAGCAACAAATTGGAATATCAGGAAACGACATTGCTGCCGTTTCAATTTCTCCCAACTCGATTCGGTAACCCATATGTTTTATTTGAAAATCCTTCCGTCCGTCAAACACTAACTCGTAACGTTCGTTATAATGTACGAGGTCCCCCGTTCTATAGATGGTTTCTTGGTAAAATTTGTTAAGGGGGTTCTGAACAAATGCTTTTCGTGTTTTTTCCTTATTGTTCCAATAGCCAGGCGACAAGCAGCTTCCCCTCACACAAAGCTCGCCTTTCTTTAACGGCTCTGTAATCCTTTTATTCCGATCATCCAGTATCAATAAACCCGTGTTGCCGCACGGATATCCCAGCGGCAACAGTTCGTTCTCCCCGAACTCCCGGTCAATCGGATAGTAGGTAATATTTACTGTCGCTTCCGTGGGTCCATACACATTCATCGCCAGCAGGCCAGGGATACTCTCCTGCCATTTTTTCAGATGCTTAACCGGCATTACTTCGCCGCCGAAAATAATTCGCTTTACACACGATATATCCACTTTATCCAGCGCATCTTTCATCGATACGTTAATAAATGCAGATGGGACCCAATATAAATAATTGATATTATGTTCCCGTATAAATTCCAGCGCTTTAACAGGAAACATAAAATAAGACTCCGGAATGATCGCCAGCGTGGCCGAAGTTTTAAAGCATGAATAGATATCTTGCGTAGAGATATCAAAATGGAACGGTGACTGATTGCCCATAATCGTATGTTCGTCGATATGGCATGCATCAACGGCCCAATCAATATAATCAATAATGTTCCGGTGGTTAATAATGACTCCTTTCGGTTCCCCTGTGGAGCCTGATGTAAACAAAATATATACCGGATCAGTATCAATAGTATTTTGCCGTATTGCGCGTATAGCGATTTCATCGATTTCTGTCTTGTCGATATCCTCTATCATAATAATTTTGCCATGGAAATCCGTTCTTTTAATAATGGCGCTAAATTTGCCGTTTGTGATAACACAGGCTGGGTTTAGAACGTTAATTATCTTGTTAATACGCGCTTCAGGCATCGATACGTCAATCGGCGTATAAAAATTGCCGCTATAAACAATGCCGGCAAATGCAGCGACACAGTTAATTGATTTTGGTAAGAAAGTAATAACTGACTGGCCTGATAGTCCTGTTTTTATAATAGTTGTGGCAACCGCTTTAGCAAATTTTTCCAGCGCGCTGAATGTAATCCTTGAATTTTGTTCCAGGATTGCAATTTTTTGGGGGCTTCTTTTTGCAGTTTCCTCTAAATATTCACCAACATTTTTTATCATGAAATAACCTCGCTTAAAATGCAGAAATTCTTGCCGGGTTTCCGAAAACTTTTGTTCCTGCTTTAACATTCTTTATAACGACGCTCCCCGCCCCGACGTAAGCGTTTTCTTCCACTACAATATTATTAACCAATACAACGTTGCTGCCAATATAAGCATTTTTTTCTATCCTACAGCCGCCAACCAAGGTGCAATTCGGTGAGATAACGGCATAATCCCCTACTACCACGTCATGGGCAACGGTGGAAAGCAGAAGAGCAAAATCACCTACAACCGCATTGGGTTCCACCCTAACAAAAGGAAATATGACACATCCTTTGCCGATTTGGGTGTGATCCCATATGATAGCCGTCGGATGAATAATATTAACAAAATTAGCCCCTTTATCTAATAGCTTTTGAATACACACATTTCTCACATTCGGATTTCCGACTGCTATTACAAAATTCTGCGTATCCTCAACTTGCCAATCTTCTATTGTGCCCATCACTTGTTCCGCGAATCCCATTCCATCCAAAGAATGTGGATTGTCGTCAATGAAGCCAAGTACATTCCACCTTGCCCTTGACTGGTTGATATCTTTTATTATCTGCAGCACCACCCTTCCCATGCCGCCGGCTCCAACAATGATTAAATCTTCCAATTTCTGTTTCTCCTCATTTCAAATCTTTCGCAAAATATATTCTTTCAGCCTCATAATCCATAGTTTCATACATATGAATCGCCGCCTCGTTTCCCCGGGAAGCGATCAGGTCTATCTTGGTTATATTCCTGTGTTTTGCCCTGCATTCAGCTTCATGGATTAACCGTTTGCCCAATCCTGTTCTTCGGTTGTTTTTATCTACCACAATTTGATTAATATGCATCCGTTTTTCACCCATGAATTCATGCTCAAACATCCAAAGGAAA
It encodes the following:
- a CDS encoding acyl carrier protein, whose translation is MEKKIYMILEELRPECNFCGSENYIEDGLLESYDLIMLIAELENKYHIAIEAEDVIPENFSSAAGIAALVQKCGGII
- a CDS encoding amino acid adenylation domain-containing protein, encoding MLKQEQKFSETRQEFLHFKRGYFMIKNVGEYLEETAKRSPQKIAILEQNSRITFSALEKFAKAVATTIIKTGLSGQSVITFLPKSINCVAAFAGIVYSGNFYTPIDVSMPEARINKIINVLNPACVITNGKFSAIIKRTDFHGKIIMIEDIDKTEIDEIAIRAIRQNTIDTDPVYILFTSGSTGEPKGVIINHRNIIDYIDWAVDACHIDEHTIMGNQSPFHFDISTQDIYSCFKTSATLAIIPESYFMFPVKALEFIREHNINYLYWVPSAFINVSMKDALDKVDISCVKRIIFGGEVMPVKHLKKWQESIPGLLAMNVYGPTEATVNITYYPIDREFGENELLPLGYPCGNTGLLILDDRNKRITEPLKKGELCVRGSCLSPGYWNNKEKTRKAFVQNPLNKFYQETIYRTGDLVHYNERYELVFDGRKDFQIKHMGYRIELGEIETAAMSFPDIPICCCLYDDKEKQIVLFVTGQIDSRKLIKDMKQVIPRYMLPNRIVSIETMPLNQSGKIDRVKLKEML
- a CDS encoding NeuD/PglB/VioB family sugar acetyltransferase, with amino-acid sequence MEDLIIVGAGGMGRVVLQIIKDINQSRARWNVLGFIDDNPHSLDGMGFAEQVMGTIEDWQVEDTQNFVIAVGNPNVRNVCIQKLLDKGANFVNIIHPTAIIWDHTQIGKGCVIFPFVRVEPNAVVGDFALLLSTVAHDVVVGDYAVISPNCTLVGGCRIEKNAYIGSNVVLVNNIVVEENAYVGAGSVVIKNVKAGTKVFGNPARISAF
- a CDS encoding GNAT family N-acetyltransferase — encoded protein: MIVDGLCLEEIQKNEETVFRLLYETYRSNFKVSEEFCIAICKEKVQSLYEHLKKEQAEVLGIKQKGKLVAFLWMFEHEFMGEKRMHINQIVVDKNNRRTGLGKRLIHEAECRAKHRNITKIDLIASRGNEAAIHMYETMDYEAERIYFAKDLK